The nucleotide sequence TCCGGCGCCTGCACGCCTCCCCTTTCCACCATTCGGTCGAAGCCATCATCTGCACCGCCCGCAACGACCGCGAGACCATCACCCAGGTCATCGCCCTCGGCGCCCGGCACTACCTGGTGAAGCCCTGGTCCGAGAAGACCCTCGCCGACAAACTCCGCGGCATCGCGGAATCCCGCGCCGCCTGAGAGCGAGACTGCCCCTTGGCAGGGTTCATTACCTGTTTGGTGTAGGGCGGGGTCGCCGAACCCCGCCACGACTGTGATATCACTTTCGGACACCGGCGGGGTTCGGCGACCCCGCCCTACCATCAAGCGTCCCTCCGCCCTCCCGAAGTTTAGTGTTTAAACGCGCCCGTTAGTGGTTTCAGTCCGGGTTCCCATGTTCGAATCCCTGACCGAAAAACTGACCGGCGCCCTGCGCTCCCTGCGCGGCACCGGCGCCCTGACCGAGGCCAACATGGCCGACGCCCTGAAGGAAGTCCGCGCCGCCCTGCTCTCGGCCGACGTTCATTTCACGGTCGCCCGCGATTTCATCGCCCGCGTCCAGGCCGCATGCGTCGGCCAGGCCGTCCTCAAGTCCGTCTCCCCCGGCCAGCAGGTGGTCAAGATCATCAACGACGAGCTCGTGAAGCTCCTCGGCGAGGGCACGACCGAACTCGCCGCCAAGCGCCCGCTCAAGGTCCTGATGGTCGGTCTCCACGGCTCAGGCAAGACCACCTCCACCGCCAAGCTCGGCAAGCTGCTCAAGAAGAAGGGCGCCCGCCCCTTCGTCGTCGGCTGCGACATTTACCGCCCCGCCGCCATCGACCAGCTCGAGATCCTCGCGAAGCAGGAGGAACTCGGCTTCTACTCCGATCGCGTGACCAAGGACGTCCCCGCCCTCGGCACCACGGGCCTTGCAACCGCGCTGGCGCAGAACGCCGATGTCATCCTTTTCGACACCGCCGGCCGCCTCCAGATCGACACCGACCTCATCGAGGAGGTGAAGAAGCTGAAGGCCGCCGTCACGCCCGATGAGATCATCCTCGTCGCCGACGGCGCGCTCGGCCAGGAGGCCGTCAACGTGGCTAAGGCGTTCCACGACGCGCTTGGCCTCACCGGCCTCATCCTCACCAAGCTCGACGGCGACACCCGCGGCGGTGCGGCGCTCTCGATCAAGTCCGTCACCGGCGTGCCCATCAAGTTCATCGGCGTCGGCGAGAAGACCGCCGACTTTGAGCCGTTCTATCCCGAGCGCCTCGCGTCGCGCATCCTCGGCATGGGCGACGTCGTCTCCCTCGTCGAGCGCGCCCAGGAAAACATCGACCAGGCCGAGGCCGAGAAGATGGCTGAGAAGCTCCGCAAGGCGGACTTCAACCTGGAGGACTTCCTCGCGCAAATGCAGCAGGTGAAGAAGATGGGCTCGATGCAGTCCATCATGGGCATGATGCCCGGCATGAGCGGCGTCCAGTTGCCCGGCGACGCCGAGAAGCAGATGAAACGCACCGAGGCCATCATCCAGTCGATGACGATCCAGGAGCGCCGCAAGCCCAGCCTGCTCAACGGCAACCGCCGCATGCGCATCGCCAATGGCGCCGGCGTGAAGGTCCTCGAGGTCAACCAGCTCATCAAGCAGTTCGAGCAGATGCAGAAGCTCATGAAGATGATGAAGGGCGGCAACCAGCAGAAGATGATGCGCCAGATGGAACAGATGAAACGCCGCGGCGGCATGCCCGGCTTCTGAACCGCCGCCGGGGCTTGATGCCCTGCTTGGGACATGCCCCGCTTCCTCCAACTCCTCCTCGCCCTCGCCGCTTTCCTCGCGGGCCTCTGGTGCCTCTATGCCGGCTACGGCCGCGGCGTCTCCCTGGCCGGCAAGACGGAAACCGGCCTCACGTACCTCAAGACCGGGATCGATGGCAAAACCCGCGTGCTCACCCACCACAGCTATTATGCCGCGGGTTTTGTCCTGCTCCTGGGCAGTTCCTGGTGGCTCATGAAGGGCGGTTCTCGACAGAAGCGTCGCGCGCGGTAGCAGGCCGGTCACACCCGCCCGCAGGGGCCACAAAGTGGATTGCACGACCCCGGACTTTGTGCGTTCTCAGCACCGGGCCGCCACCTTTCATCCCCCGTGCTTTTGCTGCGACGCCTCACCGCCTGGCTGGCCATCCTTTGGGCCGGTTTGTTCGATGTCACCCAGTCTCCGGCCCGCTACCTGCGCCGGGCGCTGCTCGTGGATCTGTCGATCTCGATGCCCATCGCCATCGCGGTCGGGTTGACCTTCCCGTCCGATACACCCGATTTCCGCGGCATGTCACCCCTCTTTATAGCCATCATGATTTGCGTCGTATCACCTCTGGTGGAGACGCTCATGATGGTCGTGCTTTTTGCCGGACTGCGCCTCTTCCTGAAAGGACAGGTTCCACTCGCCATCGTGTCCTGCCTGTTGTGGGCCGGCTTGCATTCACTGTCGGCGCCGGCCTGGGGACTTGGGGTTTTCTGGCCGTTCCTGATCTTCTCCATCTGCTACCTGAACTGGGAGACCCGCTCGCGGCGCCACGCCATTTACATGACGGCGGCGCTGCACGCCCTGCACAACCTCGTTCCCTCCGTCCTGCTGCTCGTCGGCACCGCCATCGAAAACCAGTAAACAGGGAATCCGCGTCGGCTCCACCAGCCGGAACGCCGTTTCCTTTACCTCACGCTCAACCGTAAGCCGGATTGCCCTGCTTCGTGGCCTGATGCAACGCGAGTACGAGGGCCTTGAGCTTCGCGGGATCCTTCACCCCCGGGGACTGCTCCACGCCGCTGTTCACGTCGAGGTACTTCGCCCCCGTGGCCGTGACGGCCGCGGCGACGTTGTCGGGTTTCAGTCCGCCGGAAAGGATCCACGTCTTCTTGGGGTGCGCGTCGCGGTGACGCTTGAACTTGGCCCAGTCGCCCGTCTCGCCCGTGCCGCCGAACTTGTCGGCATGGAAGGTGTCGAGCAGCAGGGTGTCGGCCAGCGGCAGCCAGTCGGCTTTCACGTCCTGCCCGGGGGCAGCTTCGGTGCGAGCCACAGACGCGACAGGCCCACCGTCTCCGCCCATGAGGCGACCAGGTAGGTCGGGGTGTCCGCGCTGAAATGGATTTGGAAGAAATCAAAGCCCGCGGCGGACTGCGCCGCGAGGTCAGCCGCTGCGGGCTCGACGCTCACCGCCACCTTCTTCCGCGGCGGCAGACGGTCTTTCATCGCGGCAAACTGCGTCAGCGTGATCCCGCGGGGCGACTTCGGATAAAAGATGAACCCCAGCGCATCCGCCCCGACGGCATCGGCCGCGTCGGCATCCACCAGCGAGGTGAGCCCGCACACCTTGAGTCTGACGCCATTGATCATCGAAATTTAACCACCGAGGCACAGAGAGCACAGAGTAACCCAGTTTGCTGCTTCATCTCTGTGTCCTCCGTGTCTCTGTGGTTAAAACGCATTGATGGTTTTGATTACGTGCTCGATCTGCTCGTCGGTCAGCTCCGCGAAGATCGGCAGGCTCAGGCAGGTCGCACTCGTCTTCTCCGCGACCGGCAGGCTGCCGGCGGCGTAACCGAGCGAGGCATAACATTCCTGCCGGTGCATCGGGCCCGGGTAGATGATCTCCGTGCCGATGCCGTGCTTCTCCAGGTGGGCCCGCAGGGCGTCCCGTTGCGGATGCAGCAAAGTGAACTGGTGCCAGACACTCTCGCCGTAAGCCGGAACGACCGGCAGCTGGACGTCCGCTCGCGTGATCCCGGCCCGATACTTCGCCGCAATCGCCCGGCGCCGGGCGGTCCACGCCGCGATGTGCTTCAGCTTGATGCCGAGGATCGCACCCTGGAACCCATCCATGCGGAAATTGAACCCGACCTCGCTGTGCGCGTAACGCCGGGGCGAACCGTGCACGCGCAGAAGCTGCGCCTTGGCCATCACCGCCTCGTGCTTCGAGACGAAGGCCCCGCCCTCGCCGCAGGCGCCGAGGTTCTTGGTCGGATAAAAACTGAAGGTGCCGCAATCACCGATCGCGCCGACGGGACGGTCCTTGTACCGGGCGCCGACCGCCTGCGCGCAGTCCTCGACGACGAACAGTTTGTGCTGCTGTGCAAGGGCCATGATTTCGTCCATCCGCGCCGGCTGGCCGAAGATATGCACGACCACGATGCCCTTGGTCTTCGGGGTGATCGC is from Lacunisphaera limnophila and encodes:
- a CDS encoding CPBP family glutamic-type intramembrane protease, giving the protein MLLLRRLTAWLAILWAGLFDVTQSPARYLRRALLVDLSISMPIAIAVGLTFPSDTPDFRGMSPLFIAIMICVVSPLVETLMMVVLFAGLRLFLKGQVPLAIVSCLLWAGLHSLSAPAWGLGVFWPFLIFSICYLNWETRSRRHAIYMTAALHALHNLVPSVLLLVGTAIENQ
- the ffh gene encoding signal recognition particle protein, yielding MFESLTEKLTGALRSLRGTGALTEANMADALKEVRAALLSADVHFTVARDFIARVQAACVGQAVLKSVSPGQQVVKIINDELVKLLGEGTTELAAKRPLKVLMVGLHGSGKTTSTAKLGKLLKKKGARPFVVGCDIYRPAAIDQLEILAKQEELGFYSDRVTKDVPALGTTGLATALAQNADVILFDTAGRLQIDTDLIEEVKKLKAAVTPDEIILVADGALGQEAVNVAKAFHDALGLTGLILTKLDGDTRGGAALSIKSVTGVPIKFIGVGEKTADFEPFYPERLASRILGMGDVVSLVERAQENIDQAEAEKMAEKLRKADFNLEDFLAQMQQVKKMGSMQSIMGMMPGMSGVQLPGDAEKQMKRTEAIIQSMTIQERRKPSLLNGNRRMRIANGAGVKVLEVNQLIKQFEQMQKLMKMMKGGNQQKMMRQMEQMKRRGGMPGF
- a CDS encoding phosphoribosylanthranilate isomerase codes for the protein MKADWLPLADTLLLDTFHADKFGGTGETGDWAKFKRHRDAHPKKTWILSGGLKPDNVAAAVTATGAKYLDVNSGVEQSPGVKDPAKLKALVLALHQATKQGNPAYG
- a CDS encoding DegT/DnrJ/EryC1/StrS family aminotransferase, with protein sequence MKVPFLDLKLQHAPLRAEVLAALADTYDNTRFCLGKDVENFEQGFSAAFGHPRTLGMNSGTSPLHVASICGGFGPGDEIITTPFTFASSCWGISYVGATPVFVDIDPDTWCISPEAIARAITPKTKGIVVVHIFGQPARMDEIMALAQQHKLFVVEDCAQAVGARYKDRPVGAIGDCGTFSFYPTKNLGACGEGGAFVSKHEAVMAKAQLLRVHGSPRRYAHSEVGFNFRMDGFQGAILGIKLKHIAAWTARRRAIAAKYRAGITRADVQLPVVPAYGESVWHQFTLLHPQRDALRAHLEKHGIGTEIIYPGPMHRQECYASLGYAAGSLPVAEKTSATCLSLPIFAELTDEQIEHVIKTINAF